A portion of the Clostridium gelidum genome contains these proteins:
- a CDS encoding PDDEXK nuclease domain-containing protein produces MGTFKPEHLGKMNFYLEALDREHKKQNEKPSVGVILCANKKMK; encoded by the coding sequence ATTGGAACTTTCAAACCTGAACATTTAGGAAAAATGAATTTCTATTTGGAGGCTCTTGATAGAGAACATAAAAAACAAAACGAAAAACCAAGTGTTGGTGTTATTCTTTGTGCAAACAAGAAGATGAAGTAA
- a CDS encoding class I SAM-dependent methyltransferase — MDGNKQYWNNIYESKKEKKPIYDLWLDKYKYILDKSKEKSIIDLGCGSGGDSLYLMERGYKVIACDYSEEALSIVNKYIPIVEAMKIDISKTLPFEDESIEVIIADLSLHYFNDDTTKIIVKEIKRVLKSNGYLIARVNSVNDINYGSGNGEEIEKNFYLTECGYKRFFDDENVKYYFGEFEIEHCKEECIMRYGNEKKALEFVVKF; from the coding sequence ATGGATGGTAATAAACAGTATTGGAATAATATATATGAAAGTAAAAAAGAAAAGAAACCAATTTATGATTTGTGGCTTGATAAGTACAAATATATTTTAGATAAATCTAAGGAGAAATCAATAATTGATTTAGGGTGTGGCTCAGGAGGAGACAGCTTATATTTAATGGAAAGAGGATATAAGGTTATTGCTTGTGACTATTCAGAAGAAGCATTAAGTATAGTAAATAAATATATTCCAATAGTAGAAGCAATGAAAATTGATATTTCAAAGACATTACCTTTTGAAGATGAAAGTATTGAAGTAATAATAGCAGATTTATCATTACATTATTTTAATGATGATACCACTAAGATTATAGTGAAAGAAATAAAAAGAGTATTGAAATCCAATGGTTATTTAATTGCTAGAGTTAATTCTGTGAATGATATAAATTATGGATCAGGGAATGGCGAAGAGATAGAAAAGAATTTTTATTTAACAGAATGCGGATATAAGAGATTCTTTGATGATGAAAATGTAAAATATTATTTTGGAGAGTTTGAAATTGAGCATTGCAAGGAAGAATGTATTATGAGATATGGTAATGAAAAAAAGGCATTGGAATTTGTAGTTAAGTTTTGA
- a CDS encoding nuclease-related domain-containing protein gives MGNILGIFIIFILGFCINYGLKKSRYDKSNYKKESGNNYFGVRMDKGKYGEYLSFNKLEKIKGDHRILTNVYLPKGNGETTEVDLIYIHETGIYVLESKNYSGWIFGDEKSKYWMQTLPNGHKEKFYSPIFQNNTHIKYLIKLLQIDEKIIKSIIVFSERCTIKKMVVTSEKVKVINRYELNRTIEKLINNSPKIFESGKIIELYYELKPYTCVKEEAQYSGKQN, from the coding sequence ATGGGCAATATTCTGGGGATTTTTATTATTTTTATTTTAGGATTTTGCATAAATTATGGCTTGAAAAAGAGTAGATATGATAAAAGTAATTATAAAAAAGAGTCAGGAAATAATTATTTTGGAGTTAGGATGGATAAAGGAAAATATGGTGAGTATTTATCATTTAATAAGTTAGAAAAAATAAAAGGTGATCATAGGATACTTACAAATGTTTATTTGCCAAAAGGAAATGGAGAAACAACAGAGGTTGATTTAATATATATACATGAAACTGGAATTTATGTTTTAGAATCGAAAAATTATAGTGGCTGGATATTTGGTGATGAGAAGAGCAAATATTGGATGCAGACACTACCAAATGGTCATAAAGAAAAGTTCTATAGTCCAATATTTCAAAACAACACTCATATTAAATATTTAATAAAATTATTGCAGATAGATGAAAAGATTATAAAATCTATAATAGTTTTTAGTGAAAGATGTACTATAAAGAAAATGGTAGTAACTTCAGAGAAAGTTAAAGTAATCAATAGATATGAGTTAAATAGAACTATAGAAAAACTAATAAATAATTCACCTAAAATATTTGAATCAGGAAAGATTATTGAATTATATTATGAATTAAAGCCATATACTTGTGTTAAAGAAGAGGCACAATATAGTGGCAAGCAAAATTAG